In the Syntrophales bacterium genome, ATTTTTTTGTCAATGTTTTTTAGTCCAGACCCTGTTTTTTTGTTATGAGATCCTTTTCGAGGTAAACTTTTGTGTTCCGCTGAACTATGTCAAATAAGTCATGAAAGTGTATTATGTCCTGGGCTACATCCCTGGTCCAGGGTGAGAATTTGAAATCGTAAGATGTTTTGGAATCGGAGCCTTTGAATAAACGAAGGGGTATGACGATACCTATACCTTTGTCGTGGTAACCCCTATTGAACTTATCTGTAAATAGGGAGGTGTCTGTTATACTGTACCAAATGCTTAAAATAATACCATTTATAAACTTAGAGACAGAAAACACCACGCCTCTATCTCCTGCAAGAAACTGTCCTGCTTTTATATCAAGAGAACTCTCAAGTTCGGGTACGTTTAGCCTCGTTTTCAGAAATGCTGTGTTGTACCATGATTTGTAGTCTTCTTTTTTGTAAGAGAAGACGCTATCAGGTTCTCTTTTCTTAACACAGGTGGTGTTAAGTCCAACAAGGAGACGTCCATTTAGGAATGGTCGCATCGCCTCTACATCAACCCCACCGTACTGCAGTTCCAGGTAGCCTGCTGATATCCTACCGTAGATCTCCATTGGAAATTTCTCCATTTTCTCTAACATCAATAATCCCATGTTGAGTTTCTCCTTCTTGTACAGCCATAGGTCTGAGCGCACCGCCTGTGGCATAGGAGGGTTGGCAGATGAGATGTTGTTGAGAGGATAGCCCTCTAAACCGGCTATTATTGATGTACCTCTTCGAGGATTAATACTTATCCAGCCTAGTGCACCGAGACGGTATTTAAAAAAACCCGACGGGTCGTTGAGCAAAGTCTGGAATGACGGTTTAATTCCCCAATCCCACCATTTTGGATTTGTTTTCTTCGCCTCGAGGTTTTTGTGGATGGTTGTATCAATGTGGGAAAGGTAGAGGAATTCCCCCGTAGTTAAATGCTCCTGTATGTACTCTTTCAGATCGTATAGGGTGGTTTCGAATTTCACTATTGGGATATCGTTATCGGAGAGAATTAGGTGTATCTGTTTAACGGTGGTGTCTTCTTTTAATACTTCGTGTATTGCTCGAAGTGCCATGCCAATTGCCCGAGGAGTGTAGTAGTACTTGTCGTTCTGTGTT is a window encoding:
- a CDS encoding YjbH domain-containing protein, with the translated sequence MRGDLLAGDIKRFVVAFFFLIACNIIGSPVKAKDTEFITPANYGGTGIMETPTARFLEENHARLGFTHIPPYRNFYGAFSPLKGIEIDGRFTEILDVPVNPGDPTWRNYGNYKDKVADIKFRLLREKKYLPAIAVGIMDPHGTRIFSAQYVVASKQIYPLDFTLGFGNGRFGKKPLSPSGETIKMEIIQNPREFISDSQFFGGIQFALTPWLILMAEYSPIRYEKQTQDPGQKIHFPKPVPSPFNFGIRVKPWQWLETDFSYQRGEQFGVNVSVNFELGPPMVPLYDVPYKERPQARHMPLKYRIVEALEKSGFSGISIIIDGSDLWIETQNDKYYYTPRAIGMALRAIHEVLKEDTTVKQIHLILSDNDIPIVKFETTLYDLKEYIQEHLTTGEFLYLSHIDTTIHKNLEAKKTNPKWWDWGIKPSFQTLLNDPSGFFKYRLGALGWISINPRRGTSIIAGLEGYPLNNISSANPPMPQAVRSDLWLYKKEKLNMGLLMLEKMEKFPMEIYGRISAGYLELQYGGVDVEAMRPFLNGRLLVGLNTTCVKKREPDSVFSYKKEDYKSWYNTAFLKTRLNVPELESSLDIKAGQFLAGDRGVVFSVSKFINGIILSIWYSITDTSLFTDKFNRGYHDKGIGIVIPLRLFKGSDSKTSYDFKFSPWTRDVAQDIIHFHDLFDIVQRNTKVYLEKDLITKKQGLD